Within Anopheles ziemanni chromosome 2, idAnoZiCoDA_A2_x.2, whole genome shotgun sequence, the genomic segment ACCGGAGTCACGGTTCTGCCCGGCCGGTGTGTACGAGTACGTGCCGAACGACGAGGGTGGCAACATGAAACTGCAAATCAACGCACAGAACTGCATTCACTGTAAGACTTGCGATATCAAGGACGTGACGCAGAATATCAACTGGGTGGTGCCGGAGGGAGGTGGCGGCCCGGCGTACAACGGTATGTGAAGCAACAGCGCCGTGATCGTCTTCCATTATTCCAGATCCGAAGAATGTTGCCCCAAGCCCGGAGCGAATTTGGTCGAATTTATCCGTTTAAGTAATAAAGTTTTTTTCCTATACAGTGCCGTTAAAAACACgtggttgaaaatgttattttgtcCAAAGCTTATCCGAATGTTTAAAGAACAGAACTAGGCACTACTTATCTATATAAATTAGAAAATGCACTTGTATTTCGACGgaggcaataaaaataatacaaaacatATGTAAATGGAATAACAGAAACGGAGAAAAAATTTGAAACTAATAATCACTCTTGGAATCAGACCTGCACAAACGCATAGTTCGAAATAGCTGCGTGTTTTTGTCTTTGCTTGCTATAGGATTTTGGGACGTATTATTCACCGACCGGGGTGGGGCCCTTTCAAACCTTCTTTTTCATTACTTTCATAAACATTACCATTGCTGCAACGAACAAGTCAAGGATTAAAAATGATTCACACTCAGAGGACGGTTTTAAAATACTTACTTATAAATACGACCATAACGAACACTAtcatcaaccacatccaacaTCTGCATGCATTCTTTGTCTTTTCTTGCAGCACAGCCGATTCCGCTGTAAGCGTGGATGTATTTTTATCCGTCAATGTAGCAGACTTCGTGACAAtctgtaaaaagaaaaatggagtTAGATTTCCCCCCGGTTTATTCGAAAAACCATTATCCATACCTCGGTGTCTTTCTTGATTATCTTATTGGCAGTTTCAGTCTGTTCCTTCAAGTTTCTCGTAAGCTGCAGTaaacgaaatcgaaaataTAATTTCGTAAACGATTGAGATAAAACCCCCACGACGCCCTTACCTTAAGCATATCTTCCGCCAGTTTCTCCTGGTCATCCGAGTATTGCTTGACCGTTTGCTCCAGATTCTCGGCCACCTTCTGACCCGCGCGTCGCCGTATCGTCGAAAAGTTTCCATTAAACAGCTCGTTGCGAAGATCTTTCTCGAACTTTTGACTATGGATTTGCCGCACCTCTCGCATGACGTCGTCCCCGACCGGGTCGACGgcttttggtttcgttttaagGCGTAACTTTTCCTCGGCCGACGGTTCGACATAGTTTGAGGCTCGTTTCAGCTCGGCACTTCGGTTTTGGTACTCTTCGATGATCCGCTCTTCGGGTTTGCTGAAAATGGGTGGTgagattgttattgtttttcggtttgcGAAGGGAGTCACGGGAAACGGTTCACTAACTCGAACTGTTCATTCAATTCTTCAATCATCGTATCCAACGATCGCAGGTATTTGTTCAAACGCCAGTCATCCTTGTTCACCGTCACTATATTTTCGCACTGAGCTATGAGGGTGCGGATATTTATTTCCAATTTCGAAGTCATTGCTTTAATGTATGTTTTGGTTAGCTATGAAAGATAATCTATAAATGCACAGTTATCGACCCGAGCGAACTCCCCGGTCGAACGAACTACTCGTTTGTCGTGATGGCAATTATTTACAAATGTTACTTTTCCAAAACATTCCAGCTGTTGACAGATTGctcctttttcttcaaatttagGATATGGAATACTCTTTTCACCGGGCTGCGAGAGTCCTCTGAAATTGTTAATTAGCACTATATTTATTAgtaaattagaaaaaatgaAGTTTTTCTCTCCTAATTAACTTTcaattttcgtgattttgatTGAAACATTGAATATTGCGTTCAAAATTCGACAATTCATTTTTAAGCGATATACTGTGGCTTTAGAAGTAGTGCTGCCAGTTCAAATCCGAAAGGCAAAACACAAAGCAAActgcattttaatttcataaatGTTTGAAACAACAAATCTACCATCTATTTCGAAATGTTCAACAGCAATCAAATACTAAGATCGTTTAAACGCGCGCCATATGGCGCGCTGCAGCTTTattctagtggtgggtaaaccgaatcccaatccaagaaACAGTCGAAACAGTccaagcagcggatagtgttccTTTGGAACTGTggtctttgtgtacaaaattttgaaacgcCTGGTACCAGcgtatttgggggaaaggatagtaGTTAGGACTCACACTCCTAATGCCGGTGAGCCAAGACTACCCGGCTATCTGTCTGGAAACGCCCGAAGTTCGTGGTTTTGtaaaggagtacaatggtacaacaggatgtCGAGAGAGATTAATCAAGCGTGAAATCTTagggagttcaaacgcctatgcgccgtatACGTGAAGCGGGTAGTCTGGTACTGTGCTTGCAatgtatttaatttaacttaatagaatgaatgagtctacatagttttgagacaAGCGCGCGTAAATGAGGACAATTGTTGGCcatggctgtacgaaaagaactagtagtatgtacacatctcgctgtagttggATCCCTTTCTGTTCCtgatagtggcaccacattatcaaccaaatTTAATTGGCGGTGAGAAttacaaacagagcagaaataccCTCTTACACGGAGTGGTGCTTCGttaaccttgggggactcgtcgatttacctttcgaggtgattgctcgaGACCGTTGTATGGaaggaacaagatcaggttccttaagtagtactggtgggtttcaccacactatcaatcaatgatagctggcggtgttaaccaaaactgtgcgaaaatacctgccctactccggaaagtgaTCTCtttttgctagttgggaaatcttACCGCGTGgccacattaggcgtaccataccaaaaacttggtacggtcgagTGACAGTGTACCAGAGCCGATGGTGCgctagaaagagagaaaaaacggtttttacCACTTGGGCCgcaccagttttttggtatggtacgcctaatgtagtcacgcggtaaGATGTACCCCCATGTGCAATcgatggcgaccgttgtatgaatggaaCAGAgttggatgcgattgttctggagagtatTGCCTCAATGCCCCCTTGCAAATcgcgcaaaaaactcaatctatgcaaacattctacccagcgttcgatttgagtaaatttaaatcaattacattgtctctagatcgactagttatgtgactaattcgactcaaatcattgtgagtcgattcaaacagtttaggatcaagtcagaatcgaatcaaatcgagtcccaaacaaatcaaaacagattcgagtcctaaacaaatcaaatcagattcgaatcccaaacaaatcaaaacagattcgaatcccaaacaaatcaaatctgattcgagtcccaatcgaatcaaatctttagaatccgtcaaatgggattcgaatccgtcaaaagggattcgaatctttagaatccctctagggatcgaatcttcgaatcttccgagttCCGATTCTGCCACCACTACAAAGAACCTAGGAAGGGATCTCTACTTCAATCCATCAAACGTTTCAGGCGCAGCAAAATCGCTTCATTTTGCGGCACAAAACCTATTGAAAGTAATTTATTCTAGAACGAATCGGCGCTTTTGACCGCGGTGCGTCCATTAATAGCGGTTACTCTGTGATTCACCGATCCTAGTTACCCCCCACAATCTGTTCGCCCAGCGTGTGCCAGTGCGCGACGACAGcaggaaggaaaggaaggtAGAAAAATTAGAAGGATTTTCTCGACAGAAGCACAGGGCACTTTCCACACGCGGAGCACACACAGATCCACACAGGTTCACACGGGCGCACttgcaaacccaaaggcgcaCACGAGACGCAGCTGCACTTGCTTATAAAAAAGGGCTCACTTGTGTTACCAAGATTAAGGCgacattttttcttctatccATCGGCGAACGTGTGTAGTAGGGCCGGAAAacgtttttcatttgattcgTCATCGCGTAGCCCACCCCCCCGCCGCCGGTTTTGGTAGTGCCGAACAAGAAGGAACCATTACTGTGATACAGAACAAAGGATAACTTTCGTTGGAAGCAAGCAAGTGCTAAAGCATCTTTTATCGTATCGTCGTGCTTTTTAAGAACCATCAACATGACGTGGGAACCGCAGCCGGATGGTCTGAACCAGATCATCACCTTGCTGAAGCAGTCACAATCAACGGATAATACGATACAGCGGGCGGTGCAGATGGTAAGCGTGGAATGAGGTCAACCATCGGGTTCGTCTTTCACACGTTCGATTATCTTCTCATTTGCAGAAACTCGAGGAACTCAACCAGTACCCGGATTTCAATAACTATCTGATTTACGTGCTGACAAAGCTCACATCGCAGGATGAACCGACACGCTCCCTATCCGGGCTGATCCTGAAGAACAACATCCGCATTCACGGAACGCACCTGCAGCCGGCCATCATCGAGTACATCAAACAGGAGTGCCTGATGGCGCTCGGTGATCCGTCCCCGCTGATCCGGGCAACCGCCGGTATCCTCATCACGACCATCGCAAACAAGGGCGGCCTGCAGAACTGGCCCGAGCTGCTGCCAACGCTGTGCGACATGCTCGACTCGCAGGACTACAGTGTGTGCGAGGGTGCGTTCGGGGCGTTGCAGAAAATCTGCGAAGATTCCGCCGACACGCTCGACAGCAGTGCGCTCAACCGTCCGCTCAACATTATGATCCCGAAGTTTCTGCAATTTTTCCGCCACTCGAGCCCGAAGATCCGCTCGAATGCGATCGCGTGCATTAATCAGTTCATCATCAATCGCACCCAGGCGCTGATGGTGCACATTGATACGTTCATCGAGAATCTGTTCCACCTGTCGTCGGACGAGGATCGGGAGGTGCGGAAGAACGTTTGCCGCGGGCTGGTAATGCTGCTGGAGGTGTGCATGGATCGGCTGATGCCGCACATGAACAGCATCATCGAGTACATGCTGATCCGGACGCAGGACTCGGATGAAACGTCGCTAGAGGCGTGTGAGTTCTGGCTAACGCTGGCGGAGCAAACGATCTGCAAGGAGGTTCTGACGCCCCACTTACCGCGGCTCGTGCCGGTGTTGGTGCGCGGCATGAAGTACTGCGACATAGATATCATTATCCTGAAGGGTGACGTCGAGGAGGATGAAATGATCCCCGATCGCGAGGAGGACATTAAGCCACGGTTCCACAAGTCGCGAACGCATACGCAGAAATCGTCGAGCGGTGCTAGTGCGGTCGGCAGTGGTGGAGATGGCGCAGCTCGATCGATGGAGGGcaatgacgacgacgaggtcATCGACGATCCGTACGATGATATGGACGACGATAGCAATCTGTCCGACTGGAACTTGCGAAAGTGCAGTGCCGCCGCGCTGGACGTGCTAGCGAACGTGTTCAAGGACGACTTTCTGCCGATTCTGCTACCCATCCTCAAGGAGACGTTGTTCCACCAGGAGTGGGTGATCAAGGAGAGTGGAATCCTTGCGCTCGGTGCGATCGCCGAAGGTTGCATGAACGGAATGATCCCCCATTTGCCCGAGCTGATACCGTATCTAATTGCGTGTCTATCGGACAAGAAGGCACTGGTCCGATCGATCACCTGTTGGACGTTGTCGCGGTACGCGCACTGGGTCGTAAGCCAACCGCACG encodes:
- the LOC131281214 gene encoding vesicle transport protein USE1, with translation MTSKLEINIRTLIAQCENIVTVNKDDWRLNKYLRSLDTMIEELNEQFDKPEERIIEEYQNRSAELKRASNYVEPSAEEKLRLKTKPKAVDPVGDDVMREVRQIHSQKFEKDLRNELFNGNFSTIRRRAGQKVAENLEQTVKQYSDDQEKLAEDMLKLTRNLKEQTETANKIIKKDTEIVTKSATLTDKNTSTLTAESAVLQEKTKNACRCWMWLMIVFVMVVFITMVMFMKVMKKKV
- the LOC131281413 gene encoding transportin-1 isoform X2, coding for MTWEPQPDGLNQIITLLKQSQSTDNTIQRAVQMVSDEPTRSLSGLILKNNIRIHGTHLQPAIIEYIKQECLMALGDPSPLIRATAGILITTIANKGGLQNWPELLPTLCDMLDSQDYSVCEGAFGALQKICEDSADTLDSSALNRPLNIMIPKFLQFFRHSSPKIRSNAIACINQFIINRTQALMVHIDTFIENLFHLSSDEDREVRKNVCRGLVMLLEVCMDRLMPHMNSIIEYMLIRTQDSDETSLEACEFWLTLAEQTICKEVLTPHLPRLVPVLVRGMKYCDIDIIILKGDVEEDEMIPDREEDIKPRFHKSRTHTQKSSSGASAVGSGGDGAARSMEGNDDDEVIDDPYDDMDDDSNLSDWNLRKCSAAALDVLANVFKDDFLPILLPILKETLFHQEWVIKESGILALGAIAEGCMNGMIPHLPELIPYLIACLSDKKALVRSITCWTLSRYAHWVVSQPHDQYLKPLMEELLKRILDANKRVQEAACSAFATLEEEACTELVPYLGFILKTLVFAFGKYQHKNLLILYDAIGTLADSVGHHLNKPEYINMLMPPLIQKWNMLKDEDKDLFPLLECLSSVATALQSGFLPYCEPVYRRCISLIQQTLNQDLASTTSPGQYEQPDKDFMIVALDLLSGLAEGLDGHIESLVVSSNIMQLLYQCMQDSMPEVRQSSFALLGDLTKACFQHVHPHIADFLPILGHNLNPEYISVCNNATWAIGEISIKLMEDTKPYIPIVLTQLIEIINNTNTPKTLLENTAITIGRLGLVCPVEVAPSLQQFVRQWCSSLRNIRDNEEKDSAFRGMCQMITVNPVGVVADFIFFCDAAASWMNPKKDLHEMLQKILHGFKMQVGEENWSRFVEQFPPQLSERLAVMYNI
- the LOC131281413 gene encoding transportin-1 isoform X1, with translation MTWEPQPDGLNQIITLLKQSQSTDNTIQRAVQMKLEELNQYPDFNNYLIYVLTKLTSQDEPTRSLSGLILKNNIRIHGTHLQPAIIEYIKQECLMALGDPSPLIRATAGILITTIANKGGLQNWPELLPTLCDMLDSQDYSVCEGAFGALQKICEDSADTLDSSALNRPLNIMIPKFLQFFRHSSPKIRSNAIACINQFIINRTQALMVHIDTFIENLFHLSSDEDREVRKNVCRGLVMLLEVCMDRLMPHMNSIIEYMLIRTQDSDETSLEACEFWLTLAEQTICKEVLTPHLPRLVPVLVRGMKYCDIDIIILKGDVEEDEMIPDREEDIKPRFHKSRTHTQKSSSGASAVGSGGDGAARSMEGNDDDEVIDDPYDDMDDDSNLSDWNLRKCSAAALDVLANVFKDDFLPILLPILKETLFHQEWVIKESGILALGAIAEGCMNGMIPHLPELIPYLIACLSDKKALVRSITCWTLSRYAHWVVSQPHDQYLKPLMEELLKRILDANKRVQEAACSAFATLEEEACTELVPYLGFILKTLVFAFGKYQHKNLLILYDAIGTLADSVGHHLNKPEYINMLMPPLIQKWNMLKDEDKDLFPLLECLSSVATALQSGFLPYCEPVYRRCISLIQQTLNQDLASTTSPGQYEQPDKDFMIVALDLLSGLAEGLDGHIESLVVSSNIMQLLYQCMQDSMPEVRQSSFALLGDLTKACFQHVHPHIADFLPILGHNLNPEYISVCNNATWAIGEISIKLMEDTKPYIPIVLTQLIEIINNTNTPKTLLENTAITIGRLGLVCPVEVAPSLQQFVRQWCSSLRNIRDNEEKDSAFRGMCQMITVNPVGVVADFIFFCDAAASWMNPKKDLHEMLQKILHGFKMQVGEENWSRFVEQFPPQLSERLAVMYNI